The proteins below come from a single Borreliella afzelii genomic window:
- the trhA gene encoding PAQR family membrane homeostasis protein TrhA gives MLTENKLKNCSLSNINTSKIPKNELFSSISHLFGIILSIIGTTILITISALKKKDLHILVFFIYGFSTTLLYVMSTLYHIFPKGSRIKKIFRKFDHISIFILIAGTYTPACAILVPNKSGIIILSIVWSLAIIGIIFKAIFTNSPGWFNGSIFIIMGWLILFKIKPIYEALSGKGFFWLVFGGIVYTIGGIIYILSKKFNPTINMKMHDVFHILIIIASASHFWLMLKYISNF, from the coding sequence GTGCTTACAGAAAACAAACTTAAAAATTGCTCATTAAGCAATATTAATACAAGTAAAATACCAAAGAATGAACTTTTTAGTTCTATATCGCATCTTTTTGGAATTATTTTGTCTATAATTGGAACAACAATTCTTATTACAATATCTGCTCTTAAGAAAAAAGATTTACATATACTTGTATTCTTTATTTATGGATTTTCAACGACTCTATTATATGTAATGAGCACTCTTTACCATATATTTCCAAAAGGAAGTAGGATAAAAAAAATATTTAGAAAATTTGATCATATTTCAATATTTATTCTAATAGCAGGAACATATACTCCTGCATGTGCAATCCTTGTGCCAAATAAATCAGGGATAATAATCTTATCTATAGTATGGAGTCTAGCTATAATCGGAATCATTTTCAAGGCAATATTTACAAATAGCCCCGGGTGGTTTAATGGATCTATATTTATAATCATGGGGTGGCTTATCCTTTTTAAAATTAAGCCTATTTACGAAGCTCTTAGTGGAAAAGGATTTTTTTGGCTAGTTTTTGGTGGAATCGTATATACAATAGGCGGAATAATATATATATTAAGTAAAAAATTCAATCCAACAATTAACATGAAAATGCATGATGTATTTCACATATTAATAATAATTGCATC
- a CDS encoding PTS transporter subunit EIIC, giving the protein MINFIKIINFSSLQKFSKALRVPISILPVSCLLIGIGSVFSNPSNIVYFDKFFFQDVLGLMKAIGNAILFNMPLIFSIGIAVGVARIGQGTAALGGLIGYLTFNITENYFIETFSGLVEAEAMSSVGRINFLGVQTLNTGIAGSLAVGLLVGYLHNKFYNMKLPKPFIFFSECHFVPVVIILPFCVILAIFFCLIWSSFDKLIASLGLFVFRFEYFGSFLYGFLNRLLLPLGLHSILSFPFEFTSLGGVEIINGNAVRGLKNIFYAQLLDPSLVKFSSGFAKIGSGFYLSIMFGLPGAALGVYKGIVHENKSKVAALLFSGALTAFLTGITEPLEFLFIFTAPLLYFVHAIYSGFALLFANFFDITIGNTFSNGFLDFFMFGILQGNSKTNWISAMPLGAIFFVLYYFTFSCLYRYFDFQIFIADDPFFEGQEGKLESLGIAHLLIQGLGGFDNIIKLDVCSTRLHVDVVNTELIDNDLLKEAGVLKIGLINGKVQLFYGSNVFYIKKAIDTYSPKSLFEASVVVAVDNVKKGFKTYIEMKEDKKLEKQGKSGKAYKLSELEED; this is encoded by the coding sequence ATGATTAATTTTATTAAAATAATTAACTTTTCAAGTTTGCAAAAATTTTCTAAAGCACTACGAGTGCCTATTTCTATTTTACCGGTTTCATGTTTGTTGATTGGTATTGGATCTGTATTTTCAAATCCTTCCAATATTGTTTATTTTGATAAATTTTTTTTTCAAGATGTTTTAGGTTTAATGAAGGCTATAGGCAATGCTATTCTTTTTAATATGCCTTTAATTTTTTCTATTGGGATTGCTGTTGGAGTTGCAAGAATAGGACAGGGAACAGCTGCTTTAGGAGGCCTTATTGGTTATTTAACATTTAATATTACTGAAAATTATTTTATTGAGACTTTTTCAGGCCTTGTTGAAGCAGAGGCAATGTCTTCTGTGGGGCGTATAAATTTTCTTGGCGTTCAAACTTTAAATACGGGAATTGCAGGTTCGTTAGCGGTAGGGCTTTTGGTTGGTTATTTGCATAACAAATTTTATAATATGAAGCTACCAAAGCCTTTTATTTTTTTTTCAGAGTGCCATTTTGTGCCCGTAGTAATAATTTTGCCTTTTTGTGTTATTTTGGCTATATTTTTTTGTTTGATTTGGTCAAGTTTTGACAAATTAATTGCATCTTTGGGCTTGTTTGTTTTTAGATTTGAATATTTTGGCAGTTTTCTTTATGGATTTTTAAATAGGTTGTTATTGCCTTTAGGATTACATTCTATTTTATCTTTTCCTTTTGAGTTTACTTCTTTAGGGGGAGTAGAGATAATTAATGGTAATGCTGTTAGGGGTCTTAAGAATATATTTTATGCCCAGTTATTAGATCCATCACTTGTTAAATTTTCATCAGGCTTTGCTAAGATTGGTAGTGGATTTTATCTATCTATTATGTTTGGATTGCCTGGAGCAGCGTTGGGGGTTTATAAGGGCATTGTTCATGAGAATAAAAGTAAGGTTGCAGCTCTTCTTTTTTCTGGTGCTTTGACGGCTTTTTTGACTGGAATAACTGAACCTTTAGAATTTTTATTTATTTTTACAGCACCTTTGCTTTATTTTGTTCATGCCATTTATTCGGGATTTGCATTGTTGTTTGCTAATTTTTTTGATATTACGATTGGCAATACCTTTTCTAATGGGTTTTTGGATTTTTTTATGTTTGGAATACTTCAAGGGAATTCTAAGACAAATTGGATCAGTGCAATGCCTTTAGGGGCGATCTTTTTTGTTCTTTATTATTTTACTTTTAGTTGTCTTTATAGATATTTTGATTTTCAGATATTTATTGCAGATGATCCATTTTTTGAAGGTCAAGAAGGTAAGCTAGAGAGCCTGGGGATTGCTCATCTTTTAATTCAAGGTCTTGGTGGATTTGATAATATTATAAAGCTTGATGTTTGTTCTACAAGATTGCATGTAGATGTTGTGAATACTGAGCTTATTGATAATGATTTGCTTAAAGAGGCTGGAGTTCTTAAGATAGGACTTATTAATGGCAAGGTGCAGTTATTTTATGGATCTAATGTGTTTTATATTAAAAAGGCTATTGATACCTATTCCCCAAAAAGTCTTTTTGAAGCTAGTGTTGTGGTTGCAGTTGACAATGTTAAAAAAGGCTTTAAGACTTATATTGAAATGAAAGAAGACAAAAAACTTGAAAAGCAAGGTAAATCAGGAAAAGCTTATAAGCTTAGTGAATTAGAAGAAGATTAA
- the rpsF gene encoding 30S ribosomal protein S6: MIKRYEACFLFKSEEIEYKGSLEEVKKSLELYGATDIISNFIGERALEYPIKKQARGRYEIIEFSMEGNNLKEFESKLKLIKSLLRYMILVKIVRKINTKKIKRRNFREFKDNIDKENLKSGSKIEVPTSSESADIQEK; the protein is encoded by the coding sequence GTGATTAAAAGATATGAGGCGTGTTTTTTGTTTAAAAGTGAAGAAATTGAGTATAAAGGTTCTTTAGAAGAAGTTAAAAAATCTTTAGAATTGTATGGTGCAACTGATATTATTAGCAATTTTATTGGTGAGAGGGCCTTAGAATATCCTATCAAAAAGCAAGCTAGAGGTCGTTATGAAATAATAGAATTTAGTATGGAAGGTAATAATTTAAAAGAATTTGAATCAAAGCTTAAGTTAATTAAAAGCTTGCTTAGGTATATGATTTTGGTCAAAATAGTTAGAAAGATCAATACTAAAAAAATTAAAAGAAGAAACTTTAGGGAATTTAAAGACAATATTGACAAAGAAAATCTAAAAAGTGGCTCTAAAATCGAAGTGCCAACAAGTTCTGAAAGCGCAGATATTCAGGAAAAATAA
- a CDS encoding single-stranded DNA-binding protein — protein sequence MADINSLVLSGRLTRDSELSYTESGMAVLRFSLANNRRMKKNDEWIDYPQYFDCVIFSKRAESLNEYLKKGKQVVVSGSLKYESWQDRNTGDKRSKVNIFVDNLQMFSSGSNTFQMQDSDVNSLTNYKKEDAIKDIDIVDDKFNEDIPF from the coding sequence ATGGCTGATATCAATTCATTAGTATTATCTGGCAGACTTACAAGAGATTCTGAGCTTTCTTATACAGAAAGTGGTATGGCTGTTCTTAGGTTTTCTTTAGCCAATAATAGAAGAATGAAAAAAAACGATGAATGGATTGATTATCCACAATATTTTGATTGTGTTATTTTTTCAAAACGAGCCGAAAGTCTTAATGAATATTTGAAAAAGGGCAAACAAGTTGTGGTAAGTGGATCTCTTAAATATGAAAGCTGGCAAGATAGGAATACTGGTGATAAGAGGAGTAAGGTGAATATATTTGTAGATAATTTGCAAATGTTTAGTTCAGGTTCTAATACTTTTCAAATGCAAGATTCAGATGTTAATAGTTTGACAAACTATAAAAAAGAAGATGCAATTAAGGATATTGATATTGTTGATGATAAATTTAATGAAGATATACCTTTTTAA
- the rpsR gene encoding 30S ribosomal protein S18, with product MYKDRDVNQRDSRFENQQDGFKKNSNFRFFKRKSCKFCDSGKHPDYKEFDFLKKFITEQGKILPKRITGTSAKHQRRLALEIKRARYMALLPFVKK from the coding sequence ATGTATAAAGATAGAGATGTAAATCAAAGAGATTCAAGATTTGAAAATCAGCAGGATGGTTTTAAAAAAAATTCAAATTTTAGATTTTTTAAGAGAAAGTCATGTAAATTTTGTGATTCTGGCAAACATCCTGATTATAAAGAGTTTGATTTTCTTAAAAAGTTTATTACCGAGCAAGGTAAAATCTTACCTAAAAGAATTACTGGAACTTCTGCTAAACATCAAAGGCGTTTGGCATTAGAAATTAAACGAGCAAGATATATGGCTTTGTTGCCTTTTGTAAAAAAATAG
- the rplI gene encoding 50S ribosomal protein L9: MKVILKEDFINLGREGDTVEVRDGFARNYLLPKGFAVFSNKHNVEIFNQKRRSILKKQETKKQIANDLKSKLDLVKLEFFMKSNDSGKLFHSINSLNIAEELFKLGFDIERKKIDIHHGTLKTFGTYDVTIKLYEGISSIIKVEIKKEEKQEDKKPLNKKLNKVDEQAERERV, translated from the coding sequence ATGAAAGTGATTTTAAAGGAAGATTTTATTAATCTTGGAAGAGAAGGAGATACTGTAGAGGTAAGAGATGGATTTGCAAGAAATTATTTGTTACCCAAAGGTTTTGCAGTTTTTTCAAATAAACATAATGTTGAGATTTTCAATCAAAAAAGAAGATCAATATTAAAAAAGCAAGAAACAAAAAAACAAATTGCCAACGATCTGAAATCTAAGCTTGATCTGGTTAAATTAGAATTTTTTATGAAATCCAATGATTCTGGCAAATTGTTTCATAGCATTAACAGTTTGAATATTGCTGAGGAACTTTTTAAACTTGGTTTTGATATAGAGAGAAAAAAAATAGATATACATCATGGAACTTTAAAGACTTTTGGAACTTATGATGTAACAATTAAGCTTTATGAAGGCATTAGCTCTATTATTAAAGTAGAGATAAAAAAAGAAGAAAAGCAAGAGGATAAAAAGCCTTTAAATAAAAAGTTAAATAAAGTAGATGAGCAAGCTGAAAGAGAAAGGGTATAG
- the dnaB gene encoding replicative DNA helicase, whose translation MALAAFSNSALLFNDGAEKAVISSIFYNSDKLEQIAFHVRADDFYNETHKLIFKAMVSLYEKRENIDPITVFEEVSKHVSKTQLLLKKDLINLPDYLDSLSVYLPTDRTINVYAKIVKEQSVRRSILNVSKELNDYISDSTKTINEIVEESQQKILSIELDYSSKNLYHAKVIAERVHNEIYERSMKKKEANFGIPSGFRKVDSLIGGFRNSDFIIVGARPSIGKTAFALNIASAIALRKEGKKKVGFFSLEMTADALIKRIISSQSCIDSFKVQNSILSGQEIKSLNDVVNEISDAELYIEDTPNISLLTLATQARKLKRFYSIDIIFVDYISLISFETKNLPRHEQVASISKSLKELARELEIPIIALSQLTRDTEGREPNLASLRESGALEQDADIVILLHRDKDFKFESSAEIEPIETKVIVAKHRNGPTGRADILFLPHITKFVNKDHQY comes from the coding sequence GTGGCTTTAGCAGCTTTTTCAAATTCTGCACTTCTTTTTAATGATGGTGCAGAAAAAGCGGTAATTTCTAGTATATTTTATAATTCAGATAAGTTAGAGCAAATTGCTTTTCATGTAAGAGCTGATGATTTTTACAATGAAACTCACAAGTTGATTTTCAAAGCAATGGTTTCGCTTTATGAAAAAAGGGAAAATATTGATCCCATTACTGTTTTTGAAGAAGTATCTAAGCATGTTTCAAAAACACAACTTTTGCTTAAAAAAGATTTAATTAATTTACCAGATTATTTAGATTCACTTTCAGTTTATTTGCCAACAGATAGAACTATTAATGTTTATGCAAAAATTGTAAAAGAGCAAAGTGTTCGTAGAAGTATTTTAAATGTTTCTAAAGAACTTAATGACTATATAAGTGATTCTACAAAAACTATTAATGAGATTGTTGAAGAATCTCAGCAAAAGATTCTTTCAATTGAGTTAGATTATTCTAGTAAAAATCTCTATCATGCTAAAGTTATTGCAGAACGTGTTCATAATGAGATATATGAACGCAGTATGAAGAAAAAGGAAGCAAATTTTGGTATTCCAAGTGGCTTTAGAAAGGTCGACTCTCTTATTGGGGGATTTAGAAATAGTGATTTTATTATAGTTGGTGCTCGTCCTAGTATTGGTAAAACGGCATTTGCTTTAAATATTGCATCTGCTATAGCATTGAGAAAAGAAGGAAAGAAAAAAGTAGGATTTTTTTCTCTTGAAATGACAGCAGATGCTTTAATAAAAAGAATAATATCGTCTCAATCTTGTATTGATAGCTTTAAAGTTCAAAATAGCATTTTATCTGGACAAGAGATAAAATCATTAAATGATGTTGTAAATGAGATTAGTGATGCTGAGCTTTATATTGAAGATACTCCCAATATTAGTTTACTAACTTTAGCAACTCAAGCTAGAAAACTTAAGCGATTTTATAGTATAGATATAATATTTGTTGATTATATTAGTCTTATTTCTTTTGAAACAAAAAATCTTCCAAGACATGAACAAGTTGCTTCGATTAGCAAATCTCTTAAAGAGCTTGCCAGAGAGCTTGAAATTCCTATTATTGCATTGTCTCAACTTACAAGAGATACAGAAGGGCGAGAACCTAATCTTGCTAGTCTAAGGGAATCAGGTGCATTAGAGCAAGACGCTGATATTGTAATTTTACTTCACAGAGATAAAGATTTTAAATTTGAGTCTTCTGCTGAGATAGAACCAATAGAAACTAAGGTTATTGTGGCAAAGCATAGAAATGGTCCTACGGGGAGAGCAGATATATTATTTTTGCCACACATTACCAAGTTTGTTAACAAAGACCATCAGTATTAA
- a CDS encoding acetyl-CoA C-acyltransferase, which translates to MKKVAIIDGLRTPNTKFGGSFRGLDIIDESSKVVKALLGRNKLCEVDEVIIGNVISAGLGQNIARQIALKSNLGDTVPAFSVNKVCGSGLKALELAFNSIVLGNNDIVLAGGVEDLTNSPYLLPRKIRFDGLKFGNFELEDSIQKDALIDSLNFISMGLTAENLSEKYKITREMQDEFAYNSHVKALKARELGYFEDEIYPLTVFDKKTNSSRVVSSDEEIRDNVTLNKLASLNPVFKELGTVTAGNSSSLNDGACFLILASEEKAKSLGISPLAYIGGFKSVGLDPLYMGFGAYAAIEGIISKLSLNPSEIDLIEVNEAFAAQALSIEKALFKKYNITSDIININGGAIALGHPFAVSGSRILLTLSRSMKMKNKAKGIASVCVGGGQGISSFLYR; encoded by the coding sequence ATGAAAAAAGTAGCTATTATTGATGGACTTAGAACGCCTAATACCAAGTTTGGAGGTTCGTTTAGAGGTTTAGATATTATTGATGAATCTTCAAAAGTTGTTAAAGCTTTGCTTGGAAGAAATAAGTTATGTGAAGTAGATGAGGTCATTATTGGAAATGTAATATCTGCGGGACTTGGTCAAAATATTGCAAGGCAAATTGCTTTAAAGTCTAATTTGGGCGATACCGTGCCTGCATTTAGTGTTAATAAGGTTTGTGGTTCTGGTCTTAAGGCTTTGGAACTTGCATTTAACTCTATTGTTCTTGGAAACAATGATATTGTTTTGGCTGGGGGAGTGGAAGATCTAACCAATTCTCCTTATTTATTGCCCAGAAAGATTAGATTTGACGGTCTTAAATTTGGTAATTTTGAACTTGAAGATTCAATTCAAAAAGATGCCTTAATAGATTCTCTAAATTTTATTTCTATGGGACTTACGGCAGAAAATCTTTCAGAAAAATATAAAATAACAAGAGAGATGCAAGATGAATTTGCATATAATTCTCATGTAAAGGCATTGAAGGCAAGAGAACTTGGATATTTTGAAGATGAAATTTATCCTTTGACTGTTTTTGATAAGAAGACTAATTCTAGCAGGGTTGTCTCAAGCGATGAGGAAATAAGAGATAATGTAACTCTGAATAAACTGGCATCTCTTAATCCTGTTTTTAAAGAATTAGGCACAGTAACCGCTGGAAATTCTTCTAGTTTAAATGATGGGGCTTGTTTTTTAATTTTAGCAAGTGAGGAAAAAGCAAAAAGCTTAGGAATAAGTCCATTAGCTTATATTGGAGGATTTAAAAGTGTAGGGCTTGATCCGCTTTATATGGGTTTTGGAGCTTATGCAGCTATTGAAGGCATTATTAGTAAATTAAGTTTAAACCCTAGCGAAATAGATTTGATTGAAGTAAATGAAGCATTTGCGGCTCAAGCATTAAGTATTGAAAAGGCCTTGTTTAAAAAATACAATATAACTAGCGATATTATTAATATAAATGGCGGTGCTATTGCTTTAGGGCATCCATTTGCAGTTAGCGGTTCAAGAATTTTATTAACACTTTCTCGTTCTATGAAAATGAAGAATAAAGCAAAAGGAATAGCATCTGTTTGTGTTGGTGGCGGACAAGGAATTTCTAGTTTTTTGTATAGATGA
- a CDS encoding peptidylprolyl isomerase, with protein MKSFLFLVILGTVGINSFAQNTPVAIINLYKNEIITKTSFDSKVDIFKKTQGRDLTAAEKKQVLQVLIADVLFSQEASKQGIKISDDEVMQTIRTQFGLVNFTDEQIKQMIEKQGTNWGELLSSMKRSLSSQKLVLKQAQPRFSEVKTPSEKEIIEYYEANKTRFVNPDISRVSHVFFSTKDKKRSDVLDQAKNILSQIRSKKITFEEAVRKYSNDESSKAKNGDLGFLSRDDQNAQNLLGPDFIKEVFNFNKGDISSPIASKEGFHIVKVTEKYAQRFLGLNDKVSPATDLIVKDAIRNNMVNIQQQQIVVQVQQDVYGKLNKSASIQILDSSLK; from the coding sequence ATGAAGAGTTTTTTATTTTTGGTAATATTGGGAACTGTGGGGATTAACTCTTTTGCTCAAAATACTCCTGTTGCTATTATTAATTTATATAAAAATGAAATTATTACTAAAACCAGTTTTGACTCCAAGGTTGATATATTTAAAAAGACTCAAGGTCGAGATTTAACTGCTGCTGAGAAAAAGCAAGTTTTGCAAGTTTTAATAGCAGATGTTCTTTTTAGTCAAGAGGCTTCAAAGCAAGGAATTAAAATTTCAGATGATGAGGTTATGCAAACGATTAGAACTCAATTTGGACTTGTAAATTTTACTGATGAGCAAATCAAGCAGATGATAGAAAAACAAGGTACAAATTGGGGTGAGCTTTTATCTTCAATGAAAAGATCTTTGTCTTCCCAAAAACTTGTTTTAAAGCAGGCTCAGCCCAGGTTTTCTGAAGTTAAAACTCCTAGTGAGAAAGAAATTATTGAGTATTATGAGGCTAATAAAACTAGATTTGTAAATCCCGATATTTCAAGAGTTAGTCATGTATTTTTTTCTACTAAGGATAAAAAAAGATCAGATGTTTTAGATCAAGCAAAAAATATTTTAAGCCAAATAAGATCAAAAAAAATTACTTTTGAAGAAGCTGTAAGAAAATATTCAAATGATGAGTCTTCCAAAGCTAAAAACGGAGATCTTGGGTTTTTGTCAAGGGATGATCAAAATGCTCAAAATCTTCTTGGACCTGATTTTATAAAAGAGGTTTTTAATTTTAATAAGGGTGATATATCTTCGCCTATTGCTTCAAAGGAAGGGTTTCATATTGTTAAAGTTACAGAAAAATATGCGCAGAGATTTTTAGGCTTGAATGATAAAGTATCGCCTGCTACAGATTTGATTGTCAAAGATGCAATAAGAAATAACATGGTTAATATTCAGCAACAGCAAATTGTTGTTCAAGTGCAGCAAGATGTGTATGGTAAGCTTAACAAGTCTGCAAGTATACAAATTTTGGATTCTAGTCTAAAATAA
- the nusB gene encoding transcription antitermination factor NusB yields the protein MHEVRVLAFQKIYSIDINQSAMDDIFDIFNIEDKGLDIENESIKSFYSSLVNGTFNNLEHIDSLIRDISWNWSLDRMDKVDLAILRMGVYSLKFQNFENSKRAVIDDAILIAKKYGSKNSCKFINGILDALLKNMEN from the coding sequence ATGCATGAAGTTAGAGTTTTGGCTTTTCAAAAGATTTATAGTATTGATATTAATCAAAGCGCAATGGATGATATTTTTGATATTTTCAATATTGAGGATAAAGGATTGGATATAGAAAATGAATCTATTAAGTCGTTTTATTCTTCTTTAGTAAATGGTACTTTTAATAATTTAGAGCATATTGATAGCTTGATTAGGGATATTTCTTGGAATTGGTCCTTAGATCGAATGGATAAGGTTGATCTTGCAATACTTAGAATGGGTGTATATTCTTTGAAGTTCCAAAATTTTGAAAATTCAAAGCGTGCTGTAATTGATGATGCAATTTTGATTGCCAAGAAATATGGGAGTAAGAACTCCTGCAAGTTTATAAATGGCATACTTGATGCTTTATTAAAAAATATGGAGAATTGA
- a CDS encoding tetratricopeptide repeat protein encodes MKKNKTLVFILLFLLSVFLGGFYFYFNPNVLYFLKGEKDFSKLIIGIDFYIDRKKFDDAKKAIRFSSYYANTEFKWLALIKRAKIWALNTGDYHLMGDIVNLSVKVLPGNLKLRALEVYSKLKIGVLKDAYKIANQYLLNSEEYRGLYDEVFMKNLSADNKVLDFNKFIDKIYREKDARVFEEMGLNLKNNAFLVNAMLLYIEKKNIDAAKRILFKIKEDKNFFKELAYISYNLNDLDFTISNLKFFKNGDDPALLFLLADAYFKKGDIKNAKNEYLKLYTKFPDYSVLVYLNLALIANNENDFKRAISYLNKANEVFKGNKIISYYLASIYLKIKNYFKANEIVANYKEDPLFFKIYFALNYANSEYEAKKSYLWRLFYKTDYNSSIAQFLAWNLLLYSDLKDLDLFFKIYSFSGNKQDWYDFYKFYYYFLKRDFISSKRIIFDSKSPTYMFGIYYNLGVLSFSEKDYKEAERYFNKGISLLPSSFYDKDVNTHYERELVSKIYLKQGINYLYLGKMEKGKESILTSYSFYKTDEGRLYKNMIDTLRERKLNFD; translated from the coding sequence TTGAAAAAAAATAAAACTTTAGTGTTTATTTTATTATTTTTATTATCGGTTTTTTTAGGTGGTTTTTATTTCTATTTCAATCCCAATGTTTTATATTTTTTGAAAGGTGAGAAAGATTTTAGCAAGCTTATTATAGGAATTGATTTTTATATCGATAGAAAAAAATTTGATGATGCTAAAAAAGCAATACGATTTTCATCATATTATGCTAATACCGAATTTAAGTGGCTAGCTCTTATTAAAAGAGCTAAGATTTGGGCTTTAAATACAGGTGACTACCATCTTATGGGGGATATAGTAAATCTTAGTGTTAAAGTTTTGCCAGGTAATTTAAAGCTAAGGGCTTTAGAAGTTTATTCTAAGCTTAAAATTGGAGTTTTAAAAGACGCTTATAAAATTGCAAATCAATATCTTTTAAATAGTGAAGAGTATCGGGGTCTTTACGATGAAGTTTTTATGAAAAATTTAAGTGCAGATAATAAGGTTTTAGATTTTAATAAATTTATTGATAAAATTTATAGAGAAAAGGATGCTCGTGTTTTTGAAGAGATGGGTTTAAATCTTAAAAATAATGCATTTTTAGTAAATGCAATGCTTTTGTATATAGAGAAAAAAAACATAGATGCTGCTAAGCGTATACTTTTTAAAATTAAAGAAGACAAAAACTTTTTCAAAGAGCTTGCATATATTTCATACAATCTTAATGATTTGGATTTTACAATTTCCAATCTTAAGTTTTTTAAAAATGGAGATGATCCTGCTTTGCTTTTTTTGCTTGCTGATGCTTATTTTAAAAAAGGCGATATTAAGAATGCCAAGAATGAATATTTAAAGCTTTATACAAAATTTCCTGATTACAGTGTTCTTGTTTATTTAAATCTTGCACTTATAGCTAATAACGAGAATGACTTTAAAAGAGCAATTTCTTATTTGAATAAGGCTAATGAGGTATTTAAAGGCAATAAGATAATAAGTTATTATTTAGCAAGCATATATTTAAAAATTAAGAATTATTTTAAAGCTAATGAAATTGTAGCTAATTACAAGGAAGATCCTTTATTTTTTAAAATTTATTTTGCATTAAATTATGCAAATTCTGAGTATGAGGCAAAAAAATCTTATTTATGGCGACTGTTTTACAAGACAGACTACAATTCTAGTATTGCACAATTTCTGGCTTGGAATTTGTTGCTTTATTCAGATTTAAAGGACTTGGATTTATTTTTTAAAATATATAGTTTTTCTGGAAATAAACAAGATTGGTATGATTTTTATAAATTTTATTATTATTTCCTTAAAAGAGATTTTATTAGTTCAAAAAGGATAATTTTTGATAGTAAATCTCCAACATATATGTTTGGAATTTACTATAATCTTGGGGTTTTGAGTTTTTCTGAGAAGGATTATAAAGAAGCAGAAAGATATTTTAATAAAGGAATATCTTTATTGCCTAGTAGTTTTTATGATAAAGATGTTAATACCCATTATGAGCGTGAGCTTGTATCAAAAATTTACTTAAAACAAGGAATTAATTATCTTTATTTGGGAAAAATGGAAAAAGGCAAAGAATCTATTTTAACTTCTTATTCTTTTTACAAAACCGATGAAGGAAGGCTTTATAAAAATATGATAGATACACTTAGAGAAAGGAAGTTGAATTTTGACTAA
- the map gene encoding type I methionyl aminopeptidase translates to MTKLRLKSKDEIKKIKASASLLALTLLEIERNIVPGISTKELDLIAYDFIIKNKAKPAFKGYHGFKGTICASVNEEVIHGIPGKRKLADGDIISIDCGVILDGFYSDMAKTFKVGNVDPSIDKLLEVTNASLYKGIAEMKVGNRILNISKAIEEYIKPFGFGIVREYTGHGVGFQLHEEPSVPNYYAPFFKNIRIQEGMVLAIEPMVNLKGHEVSIKSDGWTVFASDLSYSAHFEHTVAVVDGLPLILSEV, encoded by the coding sequence TTGACTAAACTAAGATTGAAATCTAAAGATGAGATTAAAAAAATAAAAGCTTCAGCAAGCTTATTAGCGCTTACTTTGTTAGAAATAGAGAGAAATATTGTTCCTGGTATTAGCACCAAGGAACTTGATTTGATAGCCTATGATTTTATTATTAAAAATAAAGCTAAACCCGCTTTTAAAGGATATCATGGGTTTAAGGGTACCATTTGTGCATCTGTTAATGAAGAGGTTATTCACGGTATTCCTGGAAAAAGAAAACTAGCTGATGGGGATATTATTAGTATTGATTGTGGGGTTATTCTTGATGGGTTTTATAGCGATATGGCAAAAACTTTTAAAGTGGGGAATGTGGATCCTAGTATCGATAAACTTTTAGAAGTTACAAATGCTTCTCTTTACAAGGGTATTGCTGAGATGAAAGTGGGAAATAGAATTTTAAATATATCAAAAGCAATAGAAGAATATATAAAACCATTTGGTTTTGGAATAGTTAGAGAATATACTGGCCATGGTGTTGGATTTCAGCTTCACGAAGAACCAAGTGTTCCAAATTATTATGCTCCTTTTTTTAAAAATATTAGAATTCAAGAGGGTATGGTTTTGGCTATTGAGCCTATGGTAAACTTAAAGGGGCATGAGGTTTCAATAAAGAGTGATGGTTGGACCGTTTTTGCATCTGATCTTAGTTATTCTGCACATTTTGAACACACTGTTGCTGTTGTTGATGGATTGCCTTTAATTTTAAGTGAAGTTTAA